The Triticum aestivum cultivar Chinese Spring chromosome 5A, IWGSC CS RefSeq v2.1, whole genome shotgun sequence genomic sequence GATACTTGCGGGAGGTTTGAGGGTCCGCTTTGAAGACGCCCTAAAGTTTCTTCACGACTCGGTCCTATCCGCACTGCAGTTATATCCAATCCTGTAGTCTAGATACCGCTGCTACATATATATAGTCTATTCTCCAAAACCGGGTTGACTCGTCTCCTCTCACGTGAGGAAGTTGCAGTACAGAATGGAGTAGCGATCTGACAGATTTTAAGATCACGACGACTCGGCGCGCGAAGTCAAGTCCTTCCACCACTTGTATAATCACATGCAACTCTCCCGTACTTTGCCACTGGACATTGTGTACTACAACAAGTAACTTTATATTGTACTACAACAAGTAAAATATGTGAAGAGGGGAGCACACTTGCTTGTAGCCATCAATGGAGCCCGGTCACGGCCAATCGGTATATCGATCTCATTCGATTCGGGAATCCCGGCCACCATCTCTGCACTGCACCCGGCAATGGCGCCGTGGGAGTAGAGCCTCGGCACCTTCCCTCGACGACTTGCCAATCGAGCCGTTATATAATCACACAGACACAACTTATATCAATCTAAACCCTATGGTTGTTTGCCGTTCGCCATTAATTCTCATCACACCACAATTGATAATCCagaaagagaagagaagaggaagcTAGCACATTATATTTCGACCCAGTATGCAGCCGGCGGCAATGGAGATCGGCCAGCCAGCTGCCCGGCCAGGGCCAGCCATGAGAGTATAGACTGCGGAAGTACCTCCTGCTGCTGGCCACACTGGTGGCCAGCGTCACGTACACCGCAGGCTTCAACCGCCGGGGGTGTCTGGCAGCAGAAGGGCTCCGACGAAGACGGCCAGCGAACTAGATATTTGAGAAGTATCAGTTTCTTATATTTTGGACAACCAATTTCACATATTTCAAATGACCCATTTCGCATATTTTCAAAAACTGGAATAAGCAAAATGGCAAAACAAACAGAAATATGTTTCATATATTTGAAAAGTATCATTTTCACATATTTTAGATAATCAATTTCACATATTTGAAATAACTCATTTTCACATATTTTCACAAACTGGAGTGAGCAAAATGGGGAACAACCTGAGATACgtttcatatatttgaaaaatacCAGTTTCACATATTTTAGATAATCAATTTCACATATTTGTAATAACCCATTTCAAATATTTTCACAAACTGGAATAAGCAAAATGGGAAACAAACTGAAATACGTTTCATATATTAGAAAAATGCCAGTTCACATAATTCAAAAACTATCATTTAGAAAAATAATTTCAGTCGTTTGAAAACAAGATTTCACGAATTTTCAAATAATTTGAAATAATCAGCTTCACATTGTGTAAGTAACTAGTTTCACATTTTTGGAATAATTAGTTGCGCATATTTCACACTAAAATATGTTTCATATGCATGAAAACcaaatttcactcatttcaaagaaTTGGTTTCACCAAATTCAAAAAAGTTATTCCACTTATTTCagaaaacatatttcactcatttggAACGTTGAAATTTAAACATGTTTGAATGTATTCAGGATTGATCTTGTTTTAAAGATCTTGGCCATAGGAGTTCAAATATATATACGATATTTGAAAAACGGAAAGTGGTATTGTCCTAAAGGTCTTGGCGGCAGAAATTCACAAATGTAAGAAAAAACATGGACTTTGTGTGGGGATAAATCACAGGCCGCATGCTACTCTCTCTCTCCTCCTGACAAAAAATGGAGCTATACAAGACAAGCTGAGTTGACATAATGAGAGAGGTAAAAAAAAGCCTGAGAGAATACACGTGAGAAGTAGCAGTGTACACACGTATCTAGACGCAGACGAGCCGCGGATGCTCCACCACCGGTAGATACCGGAACCAGTAAAAAAGAAGTTTGCGACCTTTCCCGACGACTTGTCGAGCCGTTATATAATCACACAACTTATATCAACCTAAACCCTATGGTTGTTTGCCGTTGGCTATTCTCATCACACCACAATAATCCGGAAGAGGAAGCAAGCTAGCTCATTCCGGCCCAGCATGCAGCCGGCGGCAATGGAGACCGGCCAGGGCCAGCCATGGGAGTACAGACTGCGGAAGTACCTCCTGCTGCTGGCCACCCTGGTGGCCAGCATCACGTACACCGCGGGCTTCAACCCACCGGGGGGCGTCTGGCAGCAGAAGGGCTCCGACGAAGACGGCCACCGCGCTGGCGACcacatcatcaacgacaccgacaaCCGCCGGCACCTCGCCTTCTTCTATTGCAACGCCACCGCGTTCATCGCGTCCCTCGTAGtcatcgtcctcatcctcatcctcgccATACGGCACGACAAGGACAAGGACAAGAAGGACGCCGTGTGGGTCGCCTCAGGCTCAGGCGTCGTGCCGCTGCGGCTTGTCATGGTGCTCGACCTGCTCAGCCTCGTGGGCGCCTACACCGCCGGCACCTGCCGAGACAAGGTGTCATCTCTCTACTCAGCCGCGCTGGTGGCCGCCATTTTCATCTACATCGTGCTTCTCAAGCTGCTGGACCTGGACTGGTGGTGGTGCTTTCCAAACGAAAGCAGCAACTCCTTGTCCACCACCTCCGAGCTCCCGTTGCCGCGGGAGGAGATGAAAGCCGAAGAACGGTTCCGCAAGGTCCTGATGCTTCTGGCGACATTCGCGGTGAGCATCACGTATGTCGCCGGGCTGAGCACACCGGGCGGCTTCTGGGACAGCACCGACGGCAGCCACCGGCCGGGCGACGCCATCCTCAAGGATCACCACAGCCTGCGGCTGATGGTGTTCCTGCTCTGCAACACCACAGCGTTCATGGCTTCCCTGTTCATCACCATGCTTCTCATCATCGACGGCAGGAAGCTCCTTGGGAAGACGGCCCGGACTCGCGAGCTCTACACTTGCATCATCGTCGCGCTAGTCAGCCTCGTCGCCGCCTATGCCGCTGGCAGCTGCAGGAAGAATGACACCACCGTCTATGTGGTCAGCCTTGTTGGCGCCGTTCTGGCATTCATCCTACTCCTGGTACTCCATCGTTTCTTCTACGGCAATTCTTGTTCCAGTCCAGAGCAACAATCTGATGAAAATCAGCAGACTAGTGATAATGCCAGGTACTGAACACATACATAACCTCTTCTTGTTTGAGATTATTTTTGActgcttctttctttctttctttctttctttccttctctCTCTGCAACTGAATCGATCTGTTTCTTCTACTCTGCAATGAATCGAATGGATGCAGTGCTTGTACCGGTGTATTCCTTTTTTTCTCAGCCTGGTTGGCGTCGTTCCGGCGGCGGCAGGCTGGTGATAATGCCAGGTATACTTACTAAGCACATActtcctctatttttatttactctgcatattaggtttgactgaagtcaaacttcgtaaagtttaaGCAAGTTTctagaaaaaaatataaatatttatcataaaaaatcaaaatgatgtgaaagtatattcaataatgaatctaatggtattgatttgttattgtatatgttaatatttttgtttataaactttgtcaagtttattacaaagtttgactttgaccaaagctaatatatGGACTAAAtaaaaaggagggagtactacgtaCATATCCTCTTCTTCGTCTATAATTAATTGCTTATAGAGTATTAGACCGCTTCATTCTTTCTTTCTATTCAAGACTTGAACTGAACCGAACTATGTGTCTTTCTCTGCCAGCTGCAGTGCTAGCAGGGAAGCTCTGGACAAGACCCGCTCTCTTGTTCTACTGCTCGCCACTCTTGCCGCCACCATCACCTACTCAGCGGGGTTGGACCCACCGGGTGGACTTTGGCAGGATGGGGACATGGCCGGCAACCCGATTCTTCTCACGGCGGATGCTAGGCGGTACAATGTCTTCTACTACTGCAATTCGGTTTCTTTCGTGGCGTCATTGGTGGTCATCATCCTGGTCCAGGAGGAGATTCTCGTCAAGCACCATGTGCTGGAGGCAACCATGATACTCGACCTGTTTGGCCTCGTCGGCGCGTATGCCGCCGGGAGCTGCAGGAACATGAAGCAATCCATCTATGCCATGGCCTTGGCATTCGCCGTCCTGGGCTACGTGGTGATCCATGTTGTCTTCTTCACGCTGGATCATGAGGAAAAGAAGAATCACGACAATAATGAAGATCCGGTGCTTGAGGATAGGCGCAAACTGCTTGAGGAGAGGCGCAACCAGTTTCTTGACAAGAGGCGCAAACGGTTGTTACTCTTCGCAATCTTGGCCGCGACCATCACCTACCAAGCCGGCCTCACCCCtccgggcggcttcctgctccaggACAAGCTCGGAAACCACGCCGGTGACCCGGTCCTCCTGTGCAACGACCAGCGCCGCTACAAAGCCTTCTTCTACTGCAACTCGGTGAGCTTCATGTTGTCCATCGCTCTCATCATCCTCCTGGTGAACCCCACTGTGTATAGACCAGCCATAGAAAGCAATGCGTTGTCTGTTTGTACGGCGGTGGGCTTGTTTTGTTTGATGGGGGCCTACGCCGCCGGAAGCACGCAGGACGATAAGACATCCATCTACATCTTCGTCTTGGTGGCGCTGGTCCTCTTCGTTGCAGCCGGATTGCTAGTAGTATATTTTGTGGGGGAGCGGAGAAGAAATGCCAATCCAGCAGCAGACATGCGGTCCATACTTGAACAGGATGCCGCTAAGGAGGAAGAAGAtaggaagaaggaggaagaagaaagaaaggaggtagaagaaaagaagaaggatgCAGAAGAAAGGAAGAAGCACGCGAGGCGCAAGTACCTGATGCTGGTAGGCATCTTGGTGGCAAGCGTAGCCTACCAGGCCGGACTGGAACCGCCCGGCGGGATGTGGCAGAGCAGCAGCGACGAGCACGAGGCGGGCAGCCCGGTGATGCAAGATAACATGAGGGGCCGGTACCTCTTCTTCTTCTACAGCAACTCAATTTCTCTTGTGGCTTCCATCGTTGTCATCATCATGCTGCTACCGCATTGGCTGCCCAAGAAGAAAGAAGAATGTGAAGATTGGTCGCTGAGGGTGATGAACAAGACGATCATACTGGATTTGGTTGCTCTCCTAGGGGCCTATGCAGCCGGCTCCTGCAGGGGGTGGAAGACATCTATGTATGTCGTCGCGCTCATCGTTGCCGTGCTGGGCTACTTTGCCATCCATATGAAACTGTCATTATGCCGGCGGAAGAATCCTCGTCGTTATGGGAGCATTGAGAGGCAGAACAGCCAAGGAAATCAGCCAGTCTGACTCATTTATCTGTGTGCCTCCCTGTAGTATAGCCCTACTAATGTGAGGGCAATCCACAAAGTAGTCCAGAATTCAGGGCAATTGCTCATTTGAGCTGTGATCTAATCTGTTTTGCCTCTAATCAGCTTATCTCTGTCCAGTCTCTACCCTGCTTTAGCTCTCCCCCTTTTTAGTGATGTAATAGGGTTACTCCCTAGGCAGGTATGTGTATCATAATAATCCAATGAATATGGCACAATTACCAGATTCTGTGTGCACTCTCTGCCTCGTAATTATATCTCTGTATTTAGGAAAATGAATCCTTTGTTACGACTACTGAAACATGGTATGCCACTAGGTTACGAAATCTCCCTGGTGTCGTGTAAGCCTAAGGTTGATAAGAAAGTAGATACAGAGTGACCACATAACAGTAAATCAATGATGGAAAGGAAACATACATTGAGTCAGGGGCCCTGGATACCTTCGGCTGCAAAATCTCCCTGTTGGGGAAATTCACCGAACACCTGCTGGGCACCTCGATCTGAGCTAGCATTTAGCCGTCGCCGGCCACGGGAAGTAACCATGGATCAATACGCTAGCATCGGAGCTCAGAGGTTGGCGCCACTTTTGGCTGGAGAGAATTCCCCGATCGTGAGTCTGCCTCGATCGAGGCTGTTGCTGGAGGCGAGTGGATGGTGAGCTCATGGAGGTCACGCGATCCAGAGTGCGGGAATCAGCCACGTCGTACACGTTGAGGAGCGCCACGCCCGACGCCATCGGGACGCCCACCGTGAACAGGACCCGCCGGAGGATGCTGTCGAACACCACCGTCGGGAAGCTtgtcgccgccgtcctcctcctcgcgcGCGGCCTCCACGAGCGACTCCTCGAGGAGCAACTGCTGCGTGGCGAGAGGATGGACGTGGTGGCCCGGCTTGTTTTTTTGAGGATCTGGTGGACGTGGTGGCCCAGCTGTGCGTCCGTgtagtcctggccatgggaagcccggcccggccggcACGATGGCCGGGCCCAGGCCCATCGTTTTTGTGCTTTCCTAAAGGGGCCTGGCCCGAGGCCGATCGGGCTTTTACGCGTTTAGGCCGGGCTTGTGCTCAAAAAACAGGCCCGATGGCTGGCCCGGACGGGCACGGGCCTAGATTTTTTGCCTCGGGCTTGGCTAGGCATATGCTAGTAGGTTGTATTCTTGGCTAATAAAAATGCTTGACAACATATACACAAGGAGCTTTGACTACCAGAAGCTTTTATTCAGAGTGTACATCAAACTCATTTATAGTACTATACAACAGAAAACCTCCACAATCCGCATCAACTATCCTATCTTAACTTAAGAGGAGAAATTTCCGAAGAAAACTGAACAAATAATGAACTATCCCAAACTACTTGACTTCAACAAAGCTCCATAATGTGTAGTCCTTTTGCCGTCCTGCTCATCGTCTTCCGCCAGTGTTGACCGAACAACAATGTCAGTGCATCTtctttaattctttttgctccagTATCAATGAATAAAAGGATTACTCCAACATGAACATATCCAGCAGAATAAAAGGATGCAGACGGACAGAGCACATAGCTATGTGCTTGTGTTGCAAACAACAAATGAGCAGACATGCTCTCTCCTTCAAGTTATGCGTTTGCAAAGATGCAGCCAACAGGTCAATGTTGAGTAATTAGGACACATCCAGTGGAGCAGAGCTGAGAAGTTGGCCATGGAGGGAGCCACTATTAGAGAAAACTTTATACACAAaatcttatcagcagcgcggtataaaaacagacgctactgTTAAAGTCTCATCCCCTCGCGCCtaagtttagcagtagcgcgcttcaaAAAAAGCACACTACTAATACACTGGTAGTAGTAGCGTGTTAGGTGATAggagcgctactgctacaattACCAAGGTATTGCCCCCAAACCATGTATTATAGTAGCGCCCTTCCAGTAGACGCGCTACTGCGAacgtacttagcagtagcgcgttccgccaacacacgctactgctaaagtctcATCCCCCTCGCGCCTAAGTTTAGTCACATATTGTTAAGCGAACAGGGTGCTTATcatcttaaatatgttacttctcaaaccatcacaaacacttggtcttcattgaactctatgtgtaggatatgtggccgcaataggaatcttcaccggttttcctattgacaatttagattctacataAAAAGAACATTGATGACTAatgtattttttgattttgttttacatgcttagccttagcagtagcgcgtttgcaGAAGGCGCTATTGCTATGGATTTTAGCAGTAGAGGTGGCGGCGCTCCTGTATCATATCCTTCCTGAAGCCGCCGTTTTGGAGTTCACGATTCGttgtatgcggcttcatctcttcatggtagtgtgctaggggtggtgttgctgcgctcaacgcttttgtatcctgccttgggtgtgtgtggtgTTGCCGTGCGTTTGTTCCGGATGATGTTGATCTTtgatttatatataaagcggggcggaaACCTTTTTGGGTAAAAGGTTTAAACATTACACCCGACCTCTGCATAACTAACATGTACACAGCCAAACAAAGTCCTCTCGCGcgaacaaaaaactaaaaaaaggcAAAATACAAAGAAACATGTAGAGTCTGTATAACGGCTAAAGCGGAGGTGAggcaatcctaagatcatgctgccacccatgttggataaaagtatccctcgccgtatCCTCAAATCGTGTACACATCTTCGTAAACAGGTTTCAATTCTCCAcacgttgtagagaggaccataaacaaagagtgccggtacatctgtagataacctgcatcagagaagtacttttatcattAAAAAAATTATCATTTCTACATAACCAAAGCGACCAGATAACGGCAAGTGCTCCCACCCTAAGAAGAGTTCTAAACATGTGATCAATCCTATGTAACCACTTGTCAAATACATTAACAACACTAcaggaggatacaagccagaagctatctggatgactgaccatatagaacgagtCAATTTGCTTTGGAAGAACAAAATGTTTTACTGTCTCATCATGGTGACAAAAGACACATTGCGAACTTCCATGCCAATTTCTCTTAATAAgattatctttagtaagaatgactccacGATGAAGATACCACGCAAATATTTTATTCTTAAGATGTATCTTCATCTTTTagatcttcttattattatcaactAGCACATCAGACTAGATTAAcgctctatacatagactccaTTGAGAATTGTCCATTCCCATGTAGGCTCCATCGAAATGTATCAGACCCATGTGACAATTGCA encodes the following:
- the LOC123102180 gene encoding uncharacterized protein, whose amino-acid sequence is MQPAAMETGQGQPWEYRLRKYLLLLATLVASITYTAGFNPPGGVWQQKGSDEDGHRAGDHIINDTDNRRHLAFFYCNATAFIASLVVIVLILILAIRHDKDKDKKDAVWVASGSGVVPLRLVMVLDLLSLVGAYTAGTCRDKVSSLYSAALVAAIFIYIVLLKLLDLDWWWCFPNESSNSLSTTSELPLPREEMKAEERFRKVLMLLATFAVSITYVAGLSTPGGFWDSTDGSHRPGDAILKDHHSLRLMVFLLCNTTAFMASLFITMLLIIDGRKLLGKTARTRELYTCIIVALVSLVAAYAAGSCRKNDTTVYVVSLVGAVLAFILLLVLHRFFYGNSCSSPEQQSDENQQTSDNASACTGVFLFFSAWLASFRRRQAGDNASCSASREALDKTRSLVLLLATLAATITYSAGLDPPGGLWQDGDMAGNPILLTADARRYNVFYYCNSVSFVASLVVIILVQEEILVKHHVLEATMILDLFGLVGAYAAGSCRNMKQSIYAMALAFAVLGYVVIHVVFFTLDHEEKKNHDNNEDPVLEDRRKLLEERRNQFLDKRRKRLLLFAILAATITYQAGLTPPGGFLLQDKLGNHAGDPVLLCNDQRRYKAFFYCNSVSFMLSIALIILLVNPTVYRPAIESNALSVCTAVGLFCLMGAYAAGSTQDDKTSIYIFVLVALVLFVAAGLLVVYFVGERRRNANPAADMRSILEQDAAKEEEDRKKEEEERKEVEEKKKDAEERKKHARRKYLMLVGILVASVAYQAGLEPPGGMWQSSSDEHEAGSPVMQDNMRGRYLFFFYSNSISLVASIVVIIMLLPHWLPKKKEECEDWSLRVMNKTIILDLVALLGAYAAGSCRGWKTSMYVVALIVAVLGYFAIHMKLSLCRRKNPRRYGSIERQNSQGNQPV